Genomic DNA from Prevotella intermedia ATCC 25611 = DSM 20706:
ACAATGGCAAGGAGGCAATGCCATATCCTCTACTTCTGCTGGATTCCAAGCCGTAACGAGCATACGGCGAGAGTTCGGATTGTGGCGCAAAGCGTCTACAACTTGCTGAATTTGGTCGATAGTTCCTCCCTTATAGTCTGGCCACGACCGCCATTGATGTCCGTAAACAGGACCAAGCTCGCCGTTTTCGTCTGCCCATTCGTTCCATATCCTTACCCCATGTTCTTGCAGGTACTTCACGTTTGTATCGCCTTTCAAGAACCATAGCAACTCGTAGATAATGCTTTTCAGATGAAGTTTCTTCGTTGTGAGAAGTGGAAAGCCGTCCTGCATATTAAAGCGCATTTGGTGTCCGAATACCGATAATGTGCCTGTACCTGTGCGGTCGCCTTTCTGCACACCTTCGGTTACGATGCGATGAAGTAGGTCGAGATATTGTTTCATGTTGTTGTCTATGTTAGAATGATTTGTTCATTGGGAATATGGCTGCTTTTAATGCGCCATTCTTGTGGATAAAGATTGTTGGCACGGTTGCCAAGATTGTTGGCAAAACCAATGGCGTGGCTGCGATACACAAGGGTAACAATGCCTTTGGGAGCAGTTGCAGGAAGCACGATGGCTTCGTGGCGTAAATATTTTATCGCAGTTTCGTAGTCTATTTCCACATCAGCAAAGGCACTTCTGTCGCCATTTATCGAGAGTGCCAGACTGTGGTCGGGTATTATTTTCTTGCCTTTCGTCGTGCCTTGCTTTACTCCGTGTGCCATAACTTTCAGCTTCTTGTTGGCTTCTGCTACAAGTTTCTCTGCATTTGGCTCAAGGTTTGTGCTTGTTCCACCTTTCTTTATAATAGCCATAAACAAGCCTTCACCCTGCGTAAAGCCAGGAATGAACCGATAAACAGGGAATGGTTCGCCTGTCTTCAACGGATTTTCAATAAGCGAACCCGCTATGTTCCAAGCCTTTTCAGTTGGTACTTCTAATAGTTCTGCATCGTATTCGTTCAATATCCACGCTATATTTTCTTCGTTTTCGTGCGCGTTGAACGTACAAGTGGAATAGATAAGCAATCCTCCTGGCTTTAGGTTGTCCCATATATCTGCTATAATCGTGCGTTGTAGTTGCCAACAATTTGTTACATTTTGCTCGCTCCATTCAGCGATAGCTTGTGGGTCTTTGCGAAACATTCCTTCACCAGAGCAAGGCACATCGGCTACAACCACATCGAAAGCGAGTTTTGTTTTCTTGTAATCTCTTGGGTAATTGTTGGTAACAACCACATCAGAGTGCCCGAACTTCTGCACATTTTCTGCTAAAATCTGTGCACGTTTATTGATTGGCTCGTTGGAAAACACGATGCTGCCCTCTGCTATTGCTGTTCGTGCACAGGTGGTTTTGCCTCCGGGGGCGGCACAAAGGTCGAGTAGGGCAACGGGCTTTTTAACCAAACAGCGCAAGATATGCGAGAGAAACATAGAAGAAGCCTCTTGAACATAATACAGTCCTGCATGGAATAGCGGGTCGAACGTAAAGTTGGGACGTGCATTCAGATAGAAACCTTCCTTGCACCAAGCTACGGGAGTGGGCGCGAAGCTATCAGCAACTTTTGTTGTTTCGCTCGTTTTAAAAGGGTTTAGACGTATGCTGACAGGCGAAGGTTGCTGCAATCCTTTGCAAAAAGCGTTGTAGCGTTCCTCTCCAAACAGTTTTTTTGTGTAAACTTCAAAAGCCGTTGGCAGAGTAGTTCCAACGAATTCTTGTTTTAAAACGGTTTCGATAGCTTGCTTATTCTCACTCATTATTATCTCTGTTCAGATGCTTATTGAAAATCGAAATAGACATCGCCTTCGTCTTCCAAACGTTCTTTTTCTTTTGGTTTCGGCGGATTTTTTAGGTTGCCTTTCTCATCGAACATACCGTAAGTGGTGCGCAGAACTATAAATTCTGTGCGACGATTCATTTGGTTTGCCGTTTCTTGCTTGTCTTTTGGCAATGCTTTTATAAACTCTTCTGTTAGTACATCGCCCTCTTTCAGCCACGGATACTTCTCTGCAACTTTCTTGCGAATTGTTTTTGGCTTCTCTTTTCCATATCCAACAGGCGACAAGCGTTCGGCTGCAATGCCTTTCTTAATGAGGTAGGTAATCACTGCGTCAGCACGGCGTTGTGATAATCGTTTGTTGTAATCTGCCGAACCTTTATAGTCTGTGTGTGCTGAAAGTTCGATAGTAATATTCGGATTCTCTTCAAGAAGCTTCACAAGCTTGTCCAATGCTGCTTCCGATTCGGGTCGAAGTGTAGCTTTATCAAAATCGTAGAAGATGTTGTCAATCAATACAGGTACACGAATACTTGCCAATGGGAATTGTAACGTATACTCTTTCGATACCGTAACGGGGTCAACCTTCAGTTCTTCTTTATGGTTTAAGTAGCCTTGGCAAGTGGCTAAGACAATGTAATTCACGTTCGGACGAATTTCCTGCTCAAACGAACCATCGCCTTTTACCGACAGTTTTAAGTTCGTACCATCATCGCCCACTAAGAAAACTTGCGCTGCAGGAAGTTCGTAGCCTTCCATTTCGTACACCCAACCCTTTATTGTTTGTATAACTTCGGGCAATTCAAAGCTGTAAATATGGTCCCAACCACGAGCATCTCCACGGTTAGATGAGAAGAAACCGCGGTTGTGTTTCCCCTCGAAAGTCATTCCAAAATCATCTCCTTGTGAGTTTAATGGGAAGCCTGGGTGTTCTAAGTGGTAGCGTCTGTCTTTGCCAACTTTGGCAATAAATATATCTAAACCGCCCAAACCGCCATGCCCGTCCGACGAGAAATACAAATCACCGTTAGGGCGAAACGTTGGGAACATTTCGTTACCAGGTGTGTTAATGGGTGCGCCAAGATTCTCAACGCCGCCAGTTGTGCCACCTATGAGACGAACCCGCCAAATATCGAGTCCTCCTTTACCACCTGGCATATCGCTGACAAAGTAGAGCCA
This window encodes:
- a CDS encoding thymidylate synthase — protein: MKQYLDLLHRIVTEGVQKGDRTGTGTLSVFGHQMRFNMQDGFPLLTTKKLHLKSIIYELLWFLKGDTNVKYLQEHGVRIWNEWADENGELGPVYGHQWRSWPDYKGGTIDQIQQVVDALRHNPNSRRMLVTAWNPAEVEDMALPPCHCLFQFYVANGKLSLQLYQRSADTFLGVPFNIASYALLLQMMAQVAGLEIGDFIHTTGDTHLYLNHLEQAKLQLTRTPRPLPKMRINPDVKSIFDFRYEDFELTDYTPHPHIAAEVSV
- a CDS encoding methyltransferase RsmF C-terminal domain-like protein, producing MSENKQAIETVLKQEFVGTTLPTAFEVYTKKLFGEERYNAFCKGLQQPSPVSIRLNPFKTSETTKVADSFAPTPVAWCKEGFYLNARPNFTFDPLFHAGLYYVQEASSMFLSHILRCLVKKPVALLDLCAAPGGKTTCARTAIAEGSIVFSNEPINKRAQILAENVQKFGHSDVVVTNNYPRDYKKTKLAFDVVVADVPCSGEGMFRKDPQAIAEWSEQNVTNCWQLQRTIIADIWDNLKPGGLLIYSTCTFNAHENEENIAWILNEYDAELLEVPTEKAWNIAGSLIENPLKTGEPFPVYRFIPGFTQGEGLFMAIIKKGGTSTNLEPNAEKLVAEANKKLKVMAHGVKQGTTKGKKIIPDHSLALSINGDRSAFADVEIDYETAIKYLRHEAIVLPATAPKGIVTLVYRSHAIGFANNLGNRANNLYPQEWRIKSSHIPNEQIILT
- a CDS encoding OmpA family protein, producing the protein MNKRRLSYNKIKYQKHCFKQVFGLFLLCTVVLLLHSCGIDRNIKKGEKFLAIGEYHDAATQFKTAYQRTPAKDRAQRGQLAAKMAFCYDRISSSQRAIAAYRNVIRYKQDDKDTHLKLAANLMKAGAYPEAIKEYNIALDSMPDNDIAKEGLTAATKAPEIKEQGSYYQVKKMDKFNSRRQDYSPMLFGDQYNQLYFTSTRNDAQGDEVSGITGVKPGDIFVSEKDEKGKWTTPHTIESGLNSEADEGTPAFSVDGREMYITQCLTDPTYPRFAQIAVSNRSDAAWGKPKKLEITRDTLSSFAHPALSPDGNWLYFVSDMPGGKGGLDIWRVRLIGGTTGGVENLGAPINTPGNEMFPTFRPNGDLYFSSDGHGGLGGLDIFIAKVGKDRRYHLEHPGFPLNSQGDDFGMTFEGKHNRGFFSSNRGDARGWDHIYSFELPEVIQTIKGWVYEMEGYELPAAQVFLVGDDGTNLKLSVKGDGSFEQEIRPNVNYIVLATCQGYLNHKEELKVDPVTVSKEYTLQFPLASIRVPVLIDNIFYDFDKATLRPESEAALDKLVKLLEENPNITIELSAHTDYKGSADYNKRLSQRRADAVITYLIKKGIAAERLSPVGYGKEKPKTIRKKVAEKYPWLKEGDVLTEEFIKALPKDKQETANQMNRRTEFIVLRTTYGMFDEKGNLKNPPKPKEKERLEDEGDVYFDFQ